A section of the Sander vitreus isolate 19-12246 chromosome 19, sanVit1, whole genome shotgun sequence genome encodes:
- the LOC144534197 gene encoding secretory phospholipase A2 receptor-like encodes MMERVWLVVLYLSGWEISTCLLHQYHFVAAKKTWAEAQAYCRETYTDLATIRNSKEMNELISTVASFGYTSKVWIGLYSTIDWRWSDGYTGHGSEYRDWQDRTDNEPDFSSADQFCVCIDNTGGWWDDHCMVDYPFICYKGTQLNPEYVVMTIKMNWSSAQKYCRENFIDLATVRNNSENQKVQSLVPSGDWAWIGLFRDPNMYWSDGSGYSFKYWSTGSFAIGSTRACVLALQNTGKWMTMSCEVSLPFVCYSVPPPAVMRQTIKLSVKPGDPSLDLNDPAVKADILKKLQDRMKENGVSGVTLKWSEQPDGKVFHKEGQSSQRKFRKKEN; translated from the exons ATGATGGAACGGGTCTGGCTGGTTGTCTTGTATCTCTCAG GCTGGGAGATCTCTACGTGCCTCCTGCATCAGTATCACTTTGTTGCTGCTAAAAAGACTTGGGCTGAAGCTCAGGCCTACTgcagagagacatacacagacCTGGCCACCATTAGAAACTCTAAAGAAATGAACGAACTCATCAGCACCGTTGCATCTTTTGGCTACACCTCTAAGGTGTGGATTGGCCTGTACAGTACGATCGACTGGAGGTGGTCCGACGGCTACACAGGGCATGGAAGTGAGTATAGGGACTGGCAAGATCGTACTGACAATGAACCAGACTTTTCCTCAGCGGATCAgttctgtgtgtgcattgacAACACTGGTGGCTGGTGGGATGATCATTGCATGGTAGACTACCCATTTATCTGTTACAAAG GAACACAGCTGAATCCTGAATATGTTGTCATGACTATTAAAATGAATTGGTCCAGCGCTCAGAAGTACTGCAGGGAGAACTTCATAGACCTGGCCACTGTGAGGAACAACTCTGAGAACCAGAAGGTCCAGAGCTTGGTGCCGAGTGGAGACTGGGCATGGATTGGTTTGTTCAGAGACCCTAACATGTACTGGTCCGATGGGAGTGGCTATTCATTCAAATACTGGTCCACAGGTTCATTCGCTATTGGCTCGACGAGGGCCTGCGTTCTTGCTTTGCAGAACACAGGAAAATGGATGACAATGTCCTGTGAGGTTAGTTTACCGTTTGTCTGCTACAGCGTGCCTCCGCCTG CAGTCATGAGGCAGACAATTAAACTGAGTGTGAAGCCAGGGGACCCCTCTCTGGATCTGAATGACCCTGCTGTAAAAGCAGACATTCTGAAAAAG CTCCAGGACAGGATGAAGGAGAATGGAGTGAGTGGAGTCACCCTGAAGTGGAGCGAACAGCCTGATGGGAAAGTCTTCCACAAGGAGGGACAAAGTTCACAGAGGAAattcagaaagaaagaaaactga
- the cskmt gene encoding citrate synthase-lysine N-methyltransferase CSKMT, mitochondrial isoform X1 encodes MSLLAKSLTLSGRRLVAACVRHHSLTTELIENMDKKATWDCFYAQSSSKTTTFKNFEWFFGFEAVRDFIMPLLQTESHPDALLQVLDMGCGTSALGPCIFRHSAYPVRVTCADISPIAVRLMQEHVRAKAIQPHNLCSQLEFVELDCTQLHRHYGCSSVDLIVDKGTTDALLRSKEGRGKASLVLKQCLKVLRSSGSVLQFSDEDPDARLLWLETEAQEPGVMAADVGVQEVGELRGMSYYCYQVTPRPIV; translated from the exons ATGTCTCTGTTAGCAAAGTCGCTGACATTGTCAGGCAGGAGACTAGTTGCAGCTTGTGTACGGCATCACTCTCTTACAA CTGAACTGATTGAAAACATGGATAAGAAAGCAACCTGGGACTGCTTCTACGCTCAGAGCAGCAGCAAGACAACCACCTTCAAAAACTTTGAGTGGTTCTTTGGCTTCGAAGCTGTCCGGGACTTCATAATGCCTCTCTTGCAGACCGAGTCCCACCCAGATGCTCTGCTCCAAGTCCTGGATATGGGCTGTGGCACTTCTGCTCTAGGGCCCTGTATTTTCAGACACTCAGCCTACCCGGTCCGGGTCACTTGTGCAGACATTTCTCCCATAGCTGTGCGACTAATGCAGGAACACGTCCGAGCCAAAGCCATTCAGCCTCACAATCTTTGTTCTCAGCTTGAGTTTGTAGAGCTGGACTGCACACAGCTTCACAGGCACTATGGCTGTAGCAGTGTGGACCTTATAGTTGATAAGGGCACCACAGATGCTTTGTTGAGGTCTAAGGAAGGGAGAGGGAAGGCCAGTCTGGTGCTGAAGCAGTGTTTGAAGGTGCTGCGGAGCTCAGGATCTGTGCTCCAGTTCTCCGATGAGGACCCTGATGCCAGGCTGCTGTGGCTGGAGACGGAGGCCCAGGAGCCGGGGGTGATGGCAGCAGATGTTGGGGTGCAGGAGGTTGGGGAGCTAAGGGGAATGTCGTACTACTGCTACCAAGTGACTCCTCGCCCTATTGTATAG
- the LOC144534019 gene encoding ependymin-2-like, with translation MRFLAFLPCFMAGCLTQKPHPCSSPPLLSGALTISTQNEKLWTYAKYLYDAIGQRVRIMELGIYENKSFVNDALLLYKEATMYEINDVDRTCKKKPLKADFQPMAIPKDASLLSQAVLGSSSGPGQGLLVNSWVGDLPDKSGKYVTTVTEFGCIPVCSDYQTKEYGWLVTCFFNNIIGIEDPGKLNPPDFCQDAGLNADSEEEPAVDFFSVFLKQH, from the exons ATGAGATTCTTAGCATTTCTTCCGTGCTTCATGGCAGGCTGCCTGACTCAGAAGCCTCACCCATGCT CAAGTCCTCCTCTCCTGAGCGGAGCCCTCACTATA TCCACACAGAATGAAAAACTGTGGACTTATGCCAAATACCTGTACGATGCGATTGGACAACGGGTCCGGATCATGGAGCTGGGCATTTATGAGAATAAGTCATTCGTCAATGACGCTCTTCTGCTCTACAAAGAG GCTACCATGTATGAGATCAACGACGTTGACCGTACATGCAAGAAAAAGCCTCTGAAAGCAGACTTCCAGCCTATGGCAATCCCAAAAGATGCCTCACTGCTAAGCCAGGCTGTTCTGGGCAGCTCGTCTGGACCTGGACAAGGACTCCTGGTCAACAGTTGGGTTGGAGATCTGCCAGACAAATCAG GAAAGTACGTCACCACAGTCACTGAATTCGGTTGCATCCCTGTGTGCAGTGATTACCAGACGAAGGAGTATGGATGGTTGGTGACATG CTTCTTCAACAACATCATTGGGATAGAGGACCCCGGGAAGCTCAACCCTCCAGACTTCTGCCAGGATGCAGGGCTGAATGCTGACAGCGAAGAGGAGCCTGCTGTAGACTTCTTCAGCGTGTTCCTCAAACAGCATTGA
- the LOC144534020 gene encoding ependymin-2-like, which translates to MRALVLFVCLLVGCLAHTPRPCRSPALLTGRLSVSSPRNKMMAFAKYSYDALGERIRLREIGHYGNKTFHHDVLLLYRQHVMYKINYKNHTCCKKRLCVDFHPMGIPKNSTLLAQVVLGSSSGPGQGVLVNTWLGELHMKKEPAKYMSTVTEFGCVPVSTVFHSNSTGWVVTSFFNNVIGLADPQELIPPPICKGAQQEEEDDEEPESFFSLF; encoded by the exons ATGAGAGCCCTGGTCCTGTTTGTGTGCCTGTTAGTGGGCTGCCTGGCTCACACACCACGACCATGCA gATCCCCAGCACTGCTGACGGGACGCCTCTCTGTG TCCTCCCCACGTAACAAGATGATGGCCTTTGCCAAGTACAGCTATGACGCACTGGGAGAGCGCATCCGCCTCAGAGAGATTGGACATTATGGCAATAAGACCTTCCACCACGATGTACTTTTACTCTACAGACAG CATGTCATGTATAAGATCAACTACAAGAACCACACTTGTTGCAAGAAGAGACTGTGTGTAGACTTCCACCCGATGGGAATCCCAAAGAACTCGACCCTGCTGGCACAGGTGGTGTTAGGCAGCTCCTCTGGGCCGGGGCAAGGAGTCCTGGTCAACACTTGGTTGGGAGAGCTACACATGAAGAAGGAACCAG CAAAGTACATGAGCACTGTCACAGAGTTTGGATGTGTCCCTGTCAGCACTGTGTTTCACAGCAACAGCACCGGATGGGTGGTGACCAG CTTCTTCAACAACGTCATCGGCCTAGCGGACCCTCAAGAGCTCATCCCTCCACCCATATGTAAGGGCGCccagcaggaggaagaggacgacGAGGAACCAGAGAGCTTCTTCAGCTTGTTTTAG
- the cskmt gene encoding citrate synthase-lysine N-methyltransferase CSKMT, mitochondrial isoform X3, which translates to MDKKATWDCFYAQSSSKTTTFKNFEWFFGFEAVRDFIMPLLQTESHPDALLQVLDMGCGTSALGPCIFRHSAYPVRVTCADISPIAVRLMQEHVRAKAIQPHNLCSQLEFVELDCTQLHRHYGCSSVDLIVDKGTTDALLRSKEGRGKASLVLKQCLKVLRSSGSVLQFSDEDPDARLLWLETEAQEPGVMAADVGVQEVGELRGMSYYCYQVTPRPIV; encoded by the coding sequence ATGGATAAGAAAGCAACCTGGGACTGCTTCTACGCTCAGAGCAGCAGCAAGACAACCACCTTCAAAAACTTTGAGTGGTTCTTTGGCTTCGAAGCTGTCCGGGACTTCATAATGCCTCTCTTGCAGACCGAGTCCCACCCAGATGCTCTGCTCCAAGTCCTGGATATGGGCTGTGGCACTTCTGCTCTAGGGCCCTGTATTTTCAGACACTCAGCCTACCCGGTCCGGGTCACTTGTGCAGACATTTCTCCCATAGCTGTGCGACTAATGCAGGAACACGTCCGAGCCAAAGCCATTCAGCCTCACAATCTTTGTTCTCAGCTTGAGTTTGTAGAGCTGGACTGCACACAGCTTCACAGGCACTATGGCTGTAGCAGTGTGGACCTTATAGTTGATAAGGGCACCACAGATGCTTTGTTGAGGTCTAAGGAAGGGAGAGGGAAGGCCAGTCTGGTGCTGAAGCAGTGTTTGAAGGTGCTGCGGAGCTCAGGATCTGTGCTCCAGTTCTCCGATGAGGACCCTGATGCCAGGCTGCTGTGGCTGGAGACGGAGGCCCAGGAGCCGGGGGTGATGGCAGCAGATGTTGGGGTGCAGGAGGTTGGGGAGCTAAGGGGAATGTCGTACTACTGCTACCAAGTGACTCCTCGCCCTATTGTATAG
- the cskmt gene encoding citrate synthase-lysine N-methyltransferase CSKMT, mitochondrial isoform X2, whose protein sequence is MQYNTTHDTSLKQFQQQRTDIIIFTNAELIENMDKKATWDCFYAQSSSKTTTFKNFEWFFGFEAVRDFIMPLLQTESHPDALLQVLDMGCGTSALGPCIFRHSAYPVRVTCADISPIAVRLMQEHVRAKAIQPHNLCSQLEFVELDCTQLHRHYGCSSVDLIVDKGTTDALLRSKEGRGKASLVLKQCLKVLRSSGSVLQFSDEDPDARLLWLETEAQEPGVMAADVGVQEVGELRGMSYYCYQVTPRPIV, encoded by the exons ATGCAGTATAACACGACACATGATACATCTCTAAAACAGTTCCAACAACAAAGAACTGACATTATCATCTTCACAAATG CTGAACTGATTGAAAACATGGATAAGAAAGCAACCTGGGACTGCTTCTACGCTCAGAGCAGCAGCAAGACAACCACCTTCAAAAACTTTGAGTGGTTCTTTGGCTTCGAAGCTGTCCGGGACTTCATAATGCCTCTCTTGCAGACCGAGTCCCACCCAGATGCTCTGCTCCAAGTCCTGGATATGGGCTGTGGCACTTCTGCTCTAGGGCCCTGTATTTTCAGACACTCAGCCTACCCGGTCCGGGTCACTTGTGCAGACATTTCTCCCATAGCTGTGCGACTAATGCAGGAACACGTCCGAGCCAAAGCCATTCAGCCTCACAATCTTTGTTCTCAGCTTGAGTTTGTAGAGCTGGACTGCACACAGCTTCACAGGCACTATGGCTGTAGCAGTGTGGACCTTATAGTTGATAAGGGCACCACAGATGCTTTGTTGAGGTCTAAGGAAGGGAGAGGGAAGGCCAGTCTGGTGCTGAAGCAGTGTTTGAAGGTGCTGCGGAGCTCAGGATCTGTGCTCCAGTTCTCCGATGAGGACCCTGATGCCAGGCTGCTGTGGCTGGAGACGGAGGCCCAGGAGCCGGGGGTGATGGCAGCAGATGTTGGGGTGCAGGAGGTTGGGGAGCTAAGGGGAATGTCGTACTACTGCTACCAAGTGACTCCTCGCCCTATTGTATAG